In the genome of Candidatus Aminicenantes bacterium, the window GCGCAACCCCGAGCCGTCGCTGCCGAACTGCGGCCCGGCCATGCCGCCGCAGGCGAGGACGACCCGCTCCGCTTTCAGCTCCCCGCCGGCGGCCAGCTGCAGCGCGAAACCCTTCTCCCCGGGCTTGACTGCCCTGACCTCGTGGCCGGTGCGCACATCGACGCGCAGCCGCTCCAGCTCCCAGCGCAGGACGTCGAGAACCGCCGAGGCCTGGCCGGAGCGGGGATAGATCCTCCCCTCTTCCTCGGCCTGGCACGAGACGCCGAGTTCCTCGAAAAATTCAATGGCGCTGGCAACGGGGAAACGGGACAGGACAACGGCGATGAAGGCGCCATCGCCGCCGTGAAAGCGGGATGGCGAGGTGTCGCTGTTGGTCAGGTTGCAGCGGCCGCTGCCGGTTGCCAGCAGCTTCTTGCCGACGCGGTCGCGCGCCTCGAGCAAGACCACGGCCGCGCCGAACCGGGCGGCGCTGATGGCGGCCATCATTCCCGAGCTGCCGCCGCCGATCACGAACAGTTTCTTGCTGTCGGCCATCGTGCCCTCCGTCAGCGCCGGCGATGAAAATGATCGATCACCCGAATTCCCGGCCGCAGGTAGTGGGGGCGGCGCAGGCTGGCGGTAATGAAGGACTTGGCCTCGGCCACGGCGACGCGCAACTCGCGGCCGCGGGCCAGGTAGGCGGCGATGGCCGCCGAGTAGGTGGAGCCCGAGCCGTGGCTGTTGACGCTGGCGGAGCGGTCGGCGGCATAGGTTTTCATTCCGCGGTTATCCACCAGCAGGTCGACGGCTTGGCCGGGCAGGTGGCCGCCTTTCATCAGGAACGGGACCTTGTATGTCCGGTGCAGGCTTTGCCCGGCTTCGCGCAGG includes:
- a CDS encoding bifunctional hydroxymethylpyrimidine kinase/phosphomethylpyrimidine kinase: LREAGQSLHRTYKVPFLMKGGHLPGQAVDLLVDNRGMKTYAADRSASVNSHGSGSTYSAAIAAYLARGRELRVAVAEAKSFITASLRRPHYLRPGIRVIDHFHRRR